Sequence from the Ereboglobus luteus genome:
CCAGCAGACGGCCTGGATGCGGCGGAGCTGGTCGAGGCCCTTGCTGCCGCGAACTTCGGGCGACCAGAGCACGCCGGCGAAGGAGGCGTTGCCGACGGCGGTGATGTAGTCGTTGTAATTGTAGTTGTCGTTGTAGATGCCGAAGCCGAGGGGCGACGCGCCGCCGTTGGAGCCGCGCACCTGGCCGAAGGTGCGGCGGTTGAGGCCGCGGTAAATGTCGTAAACCATTTTCTGCATGAGCAGGCCGTAGGTCTGGCGGAGTTGCTCGGCGTCCCTGCCGGAGGGGAAAATGGTGACGTCGGCCCAGAGGTAGCGGTCGTAGCCGTCAACCTCGTCGATCTTGAATCCGCCGAGCCCGGCGGGGTGCGAGCGGATGACGTTTTTGGTTATGTGGTCGGAAAATATCTTGCGCGCCTCGGGCATCGTGTAGTCGGGCACGATGCCGTTCCACACGAGGTGGTCGGCGGCGTAGGGGAGCAGCTTGCCGTGGAGTTCGGTGGAGCGCGGCGAGACGTAGGGGTTGAACCAGAGGTTGGCGCTGGCGTTGAGTTTTTCGAGTTCGGCGAGGAATTTTTCGGGTTCGGGGAATCGGTCCTTGTTCCACTCGAAGGTGCAGGGATACGAGGCGCTGTGCCAGCCGGGTTCGAGGCCGAGCATGTCGAGCGGGAAGCCTTTTTCGCGGAACCTCCGCACCTCGGCGAGCGCCTCATCGGCGGTTGTCTTGGCGGGCATGCGGCTCATGAAGCCGAGGCCCCATTTTGGCGGGAGCGCGCCGCCGCCGCAAAAGAGATTGTAACGGCGCACGGCGTCCATCGGCGTCGGGCCGGCGAAAACATACACCTCGGCGCCGGCGGCGGGCACGAGAAACTCGATCGAGTCGGAGCGCGGCATGGACGACCATTTCGTTTTTTCCGGCACGACGGGATTGCGGTCAACGGGCTCGGGTTTGTTTTTCGAATCGAGGCGCACGCTCACGCCGACGTTCACGTTCAGGTAACGCGCGGCGTTGATGAAGACGCCGTAACCCTTGTCGGAAATATAAAACGGCACGGGCGCGTGGGTGCGGCCGGAGATGTTTTGCTTTTGCGAATAATGGTCGACGTGGAGCTGGAAGATTTGCCCGTTGCGGTGCACGGAGGAGAACTCGACGCCGAGGCCGTAGATGTCCTCGCGGTTGCCGAGCGGAAAACGCAGCGTGGTTTTGCCGTTCACAAGGCGGCCGATGATTTCATCCCGGTGAAGCGGGAACTTCGCGGCGGGCATGGCAGCGAGCGCGTCCTTGAGCGGCGCGAAATTTCCGGCCGCGCCGAGCAGCGTGTAATCGTCGGGGGTGCCGATGACCGCCTTCCAGACGCCGGGAGCAACCTCGGTCCACGTCGGAGTGATCTTGGGTGGAGGAGCGGAGGAAAAGGCTGAAGGGCTGAAAGGCTGAAGAGCCGAAAGAAAAAGCGCGCAGGCGGCGGTTTTAAGGAGTCGAAGTGTGGTCATAAAAAAGTGAAGTGGTTTGAAAAAGGTGGCACAGACATTCTTGTCTGTGTCCGGGAGGTTTCGGGGTTCGGCACAGACAGGAATGTCTGTGCTACTTTGTTACGGTTTCCAGCGGCATGGCGACAACCCAGGTTTTGCTTGCGTTGTTGAAACCGCCGGGGCCGTCGGCGGTGGCGCAGAAAAGATAGCGCGGGTATCCGTTTTCCAAATACACAAACGGGCGCTCGAGGTGGCCCATGCGCTGTGTCGAGCCGTCGTCCCAGCGGAGCACCTTGGTGTAGGATTTCGCAGGGGTGGAAAGAGTCCAGTTTTCGCCGTCCGGCGAGGTGGCGTGGATGGCGGCGTGTTTTTCCCCGCAGAGTTTGCCGCTCATGTCCTTCGCGATGAGCTCGTAGCCGCCGCGCGGCGACTGCCACACAAACGGGTCCTCCACCTCGCCGAAATGCTCGCGTCCGAAAAGTGGCTTGTCGCCGACGACCTCGTAGGGGCCGGCGTAGTGCTTGGCGCGCGCGAGGCCGAGCATCATGTGGCTTTGTTTCGGATCGGCGAGCGTGCCCTCGAAACGGCGCGATTTGAAAATCATGAGCACCGAGCCGTCCTCATGCACGACCGGCGCGGGGTTCGAAGTGAGCAGGCTGTAAAACGTGCCGGGCTTGCAATCGAGGATGGGATGATCGAGGCGCGTCCACGGACCGTAGGGAGATTTCGCCGTGGCGAGGCCGATGCGTTTGTTGGCGCGCGCGACGATGCAGCGCGGCTCCTGCAACGTGAGCCGGACACCGGGCGCGGGATCCTCGAGCGGATGCGTGCTGCCCATGTAGAAAAGCAGGTAGGTGTCGCCGTGTTTGCGGATGGTGGGATTGTGCGTGGCGCGTCCGTCCCAGTATTCGGCGCCGCGCGCGGGCAGCACGACATCGCGAAACGTGTAGGGACCCTCGATTGTCTCCGACGTGGCGTGCACGACCTCGGACTTGAGCATCCAGCCCGGATGAAACGTGATGTTCCTCGGCCAGCGCGAGGCGAACATGTGATAGAGGCCGTCCTCGCCCTTGATCACGGAGCCGTCCCAGACCCAGTAGCCGTCCATCTGAAACCCGCCCGCGCGCTTGACGATTCCCTGCGAGGGAAACGGCTGCGCGGGTTGCGCGGACACGGATGCGGCGGAAACAAAGACTACGGCGAGCGCGAACAGCGCGGATAGGAGAGACGTGGATTGCTGCATGAGTTTCATCGGAATTATATTTCGGGATTACTTCTTCTTTTTCTTGTCCGTTTCGTTCACCCAAAAGGTGATGTTTTTGAAATGCACTTTTGACGTTGCCGAGGCCCAGTAGGCGCCGTTTTTGAAATACCATTTCGCGCCCGTGCCCGGCGCATACATGTGCTCGAATCGGAGCTCGTCGTTTATCCACACGCGCGCCTGGCCGGTGACGGGATTGTAGGCGGCCTTTATGTTCATCCATGTGCCGAACGTGGGCGAGGCGGCCGTGTTTTCCACGATCACGCGCTTGCTAACGCCGTGGTAGAGGTTGCCGTTGTTTTTAACATTGAGATAAATCGACTCGTGCCCGCCGCCGCCCGTGCCGGTGTTGGTTTTTATCTGCATGATGCAGGTGCCCTGCGTGCCCGCCTCCCACATCACGTCGGCGCAAATCATGTTTTCGCGCGTCTGGTCGGGCCAGTCGGGCCAGCGCATTTCCACGCGCCCTTTTCGTCCCGGCTCCCAGTCACCCTTAGTAAGGACGCAGGTGTAAGCGCCCTTGCCGGAGTCGGTGAAAACCTCGTCGCGCGCCTTCGTCGTCCAGTTCTGCAACTTGAAACCCTTGGCGTAGGTGTATTGCGTCCAGCCGGCGTTGGGGCTTTTGGGCTTCGCGTGCAAGGGCGCGATGGCGAAGGCGCCGAGCGCAAGCAGGCCGAGAACGCGAGGCATGGTGAACGAAAACAAGCGCGAGGATTTCATGGGTAACAGGAATGCCCGGATTTCTGCGCAAACAAAGCCCCTTTGGAAACAAAACGAAATAGGTCAATTGGCCTAGTGACGGACATTGCCGCCGCGGCGGAACGGAATGCACCTTTTGCGCATGACGGCGGAAAATTGCCCCGCCTCAAAACACAAGGTTCCCGCCTTCGAAAAGCAAACCCGACGCCTCCCCTCAAAACCCATGAAGCACCGCTCCGCCCAAAACACCGCGCGCATTTTTGCCGCCGCCCTCGCCGCCTGCATCGGCCTCGCAGTCGCGCCGCAAACCCTCGCAAAAAAACCATCCGAACAGGTCACCATCGCGAAAAAGCTGAGGGATTTCGAAGGCACCGAAAAACCCTCGCAGCGTTATATCGTCGCCAAGAACAAATTTGAAACAGACAGGCCCGACGCCATCACCGAAGTCGGCCCCGGCGTGTTCCGTTTCGCCCTGCGTTTTCGCAAGGACGAATGGTGGGACGGCGATCGCGGCACCGGCAGCAAGGACCGCCAGCGCGCCGAAATCAAGGGACTCGGCCCCCGGCAAATAAGCGGCGAGACCTACGAATACACCATGACCTGGCGCACCAACGACACCTTCCGTTGCGGCGGCAGATTCTGCCACGTTTACCAGCTCAAGGCCACCGACGGCGACAAGGGCGCGCCGCTCATCGTCCTCACCGTGATGCCCAACAACCGCACCGCCGCCGTGCGTTACGTCTCCGGCAAAAAAGGCGGCTTCACCATCGCGCGCGAGTTTCCGTGGAAACCCGGCGCATGGCAGACCGTGAGCATCCGCATAAAAACCTCCACCGGCAACAACGACAAAAAAGCCGACGGCGAACTCCTCATTTCCGTGAACGGCGACAAATACGAGGGCAAGACCAACATCCCGCTCTACCGTCCCGACGCGACCACATACCGCCCCAAGTGGGGCCTCTACCGCGGCGTCCGCGCGAACATGAACATCGGCGACGACTGGGTTGAGCACAAGGACATCACCGTGCGCAAACTCTGACGCGACAACGCCACTCAACCCATTCCCTCAATAATGAAAACGCCCCAAATCATCCCCGCCGCCTTGGCTCTCTGCGCCATCGCACTCATCACCCCGCAAACCGCCCGCGCCGCCACCGCCAACGGCATCGCCAGCTTCGAGGGACGCGAGGAACCCACCGCCATCTGGCACCCAAACACCCAGACCTTCACCAACGGCGACACCTACGTCAACATGACCGACCAGCCCGGCGGCGTCGTGCGCATGGAATTGCGCTATCGGGGAAACGACGCCGCGAATCCTTGGTGGGACGGCGACCGCTCCACCACAAACAAGGACCGCCAGCGCGCCGAGGTGAAGGGACTCGGGGCGCATCAAAAAACCGGCGAGACCTTCGAGTATTCCACCACCTGGCGCAGCAACGCCGGGCTCACCGTCACCGGAAAATTCTTTCATTTCTTCCAAATCAAATCCACCGACGGCGACAGCGGCGCGCCGCTCGTCGTGATGAGCATCACCAACTCCACCACCGCCGCCGTGCGCGTTTGCTCCGGCACCAACAGCGGCTTCACCGCCATCCGCAGCTTCCCGTGGACGGCGAACACCTGGCAAACCATCACCATTCGCGTCACCACCTCGACCAACGACGGCGCCGCCACCGGCTCGCTGCTCGTGTCGGTCAATGGCGACGAATTCCAAGGTGCGAAAAACATACACCTCTACCGTCCCGACGCCACCGACTACCGTCCGAAGTGGGGCCTGTATCGCGCCGTCTCCGCCAACGAATCCCGCCTCGCCGACGCCTACATTGAGCACAAAAACGTGACCGTTAACAAAATCAACGCCGACGGCACGCCCATCCACCAGGGCATCCTCTACGAAGCCAAGGCGCTCGACCGCGTGCTCATCGGCGCCGGCGAGATCAACGTCAAAAGCGAATCCGCCGCCAGCGATGGCAGGCACGTGACGCTCGACAACGCCGCCCTCAACTCCGGCATGCAGTTCACCCTCCCCGACGTCCCCGCCGGCACCTATAATTTCATCATGCGCGCCAAAAGCCATGCTGACCGCGGTGTGCTTCGGCTCGACATCGACGGTGTCGCGCAAGGCGAACGCTGGGACCTGTGCGCGACCGCCACCGGCACCACCGGCTACATTGAAAACGACTTCGGCATCGTCCGCCTCGCCGCCGGCAACCACACCGTGCGCGTCACCTCCGTCGACTCAACATCCACCTCGAACGCCTCCAAAAAATACCAGCTTTCCGCCGACCTCTTCCGCCTCGTCGCCGATCTTGTCCCGCCCGTCATCACCGTCCCCGACGACATGACCGTCGATGCCACCGACGCCGGCGGCGCCCGCGTCACCTTCACCTGCACCGCCGTTGACGCCATCGACGGCCCCGTCTCCGTCACCTGCGCGCCCGCCTCCGGCAGCCTCTTCCCCGTCGGGGAAACCACCGTGCAAGTCCACGCAACAGACAGCGCCGGCAACAAGGCCACGGACCAGTTCACCATCACCGTGCTCGAAGCCGCCGCGACTGAACCCAGCATCACCGGCATCTCCCCCGACGCCGCGCAAACCGGCGACACCATCACCATCACCGGCGCAAACCTCGCCGGGGCGACAGTCACCATCGGCGGCGTCCCCGCGACGATCCTTTCAAACAACGGCTCCATCATCACCGTCACCGTGCCCGAAACCGCGACCACCGGCGCCGTCATCCTCACGATCGACGGCAACCCGATCACCGCCCCGCAAACGCTCACCATCGGCACGCTCCCCGGCATCACGCGCAACCCCGTGGCAACACAAGTCGCCATCGAAACCCGTCCCGTTGCCATCGTCGCAAGCGCGACCGGCAGTCCCGCCCCAACTTCCAATGGTTCCACCGCGCCACCGCCGCCGCGGCATGGCAGCCGGTGACCGGCCCCGGTTACGAAGGCACGAACACGGCCGCGCTCACCATCCTCGATCCCTACGGCAAAAACGGCTGGCAATTCCACTGCGCCGCCACCAACGCGCTCGGCTCCGCCGACAGCGCCACCGTCACGCTCGATGTGCGCCCAAACCTCCTCCCTTCCCCAGCCGGCATCGCCGTCGCCCCCGGCGCGGCAAATCTCAAACTCCACATCTCCGACACCACGCTCCACACAGTCAGCGTCGTGACAAACGGCACCCTCGCCACCATCGCCGGACAACCCCGCGTCTCCGGCGCCGCAAACGCCACCGGCGCCGACGCCCGTTTCAACAAACCCCGCGGCCTCGCGCTCACCGCCGGCGGCGATCTCCTCGTCGCCGACACGGGCAACCACCAACTCCGCGCTATCACCACGGTCGGCGGCACGGTCACCACCATCGGCGCCGGCCCCGACGCGACACTCGCCTCCCCCGCGGGCATTGCCGCCACCGACACCGCAAGCGGCCCCGCCTACATAGCCGACACCGGCAACCACCTCGTCAAAAAAATCTCCCCCTCCGGCGAAGTCAGCATCGTCGCCGGTTCCGCCACCTCCGGCACCGACAACGGCCCGCTCCTCCAGGCCAAGTTCAACGCCCCCGCCGGAGTCGCCGTGGACGTGAGCGGCGACTACGTTTACGTGGCCGACACCAACAACCACGTCATCCGCCTCATCGACCTCGCCGCCGGCAGCGTCACCACCTTTGCCGGGCAAATGCGCGCCTCCGGCACGACCGACGGCGACGCGACGCTCGCCGCCAAACTCAACGCGCCCTCCGCGCTCGCCGTTGACACCGAGGGCAATGTTTACATCGCCGACACAGGCAACGCGCGCATCCGCGTCGTCACCACAAACACCACGACCCTCGAACGCACCATGCTCACGCTTGCCGGGAACCATCCCGGCTTCACAGACGGCTCCGGCACCAACGCATGGTTCGACTCGCCCTCCTCCATCGCGCTCGCCGACGACGGCGCCCTCTACATCGCCGACACCGGCAACGCGGCAATTCGCCGCATCGCGCCCGACGACGCCGCCACGGTGACGACACTCGCCCTCGTTTCCACCACGACAACGGGAACAACAACCGGCACCAATCCGCCATCCGGCAACGAAACCGGCGGTGGTGGTGGTGGTGGAGCGCCCTCACTCTGGCATCTCACCGCCCTCGCCCTGTTCGCCCTTGCGCGTTGCAATCGAAAAAAATAAATCTCCCAAAAAACAAACACCGCCATGCTCAAAGGCATCTCACCGCTCATCAGCCCCGAACTTCTCGCCAC
This genomic interval carries:
- a CDS encoding TIM-barrel domain-containing protein; this translates as MTTLRLLKTAACALFLSALQPFSPSAFSSAPPPKITPTWTEVAPGVWKAVIGTPDDYTLLGAAGNFAPLKDALAAMPAAKFPLHRDEIIGRLVNGKTTLRFPLGNREDIYGLGVEFSSVHRNGQIFQLHVDHYSQKQNISGRTHAPVPFYISDKGYGVFINAARYLNVNVGVSVRLDSKNKPEPVDRNPVVPEKTKWSSMPRSDSIEFLVPAAGAEVYVFAGPTPMDAVRRYNLFCGGGALPPKWGLGFMSRMPAKTTADEALAEVRRFREKGFPLDMLGLEPGWHSASYPCTFEWNKDRFPEPEKFLAELEKLNASANLWFNPYVSPRSTELHGKLLPYAADHLVWNGIVPDYTMPEARKIFSDHITKNVIRSHPAGLGGFKIDEVDGYDRYLWADVTIFPSGRDAEQLRQTYGLLMQKMVYDIYRGLNRRTFGQVRGSNGGASPLGFGIYNDNYNYNDYITAVGNASFAGVLWSPEVRGSKGLDQLRRIQAVCWSPLALLNGWNSTAKLWDSEQYAADVRDAIVLRMRLLPYWYASFAQYRYEGTPVIRPMQLLGGMKLAVTTETGKLDDTENPYELGKVSEVRDQYMVGDNILVAPISASVKERKVILPPGKWYDFYTGKYVGANETITVTPPPSQIPLFVRDGGIVPMVPERHWAPGPDEMLPLEVRHYGAAPGSYAVYDDDGVTFDHERGDFSWTTLEVKRDAKGKLTGRVIPDKSGNKWRYSTVTWVFMTK
- a CDS encoding glycoside hydrolase family protein, with protein sequence MKLMQQSTSLLSALFALAVVFVSAASVSAQPAQPFPSQGIVKRAGGFQMDGYWVWDGSVIKGEDGLYHMFASRWPRNITFHPGWMLKSEVVHATSETIEGPYTFRDVVLPARGAEYWDGRATHNPTIRKHGDTYLLFYMGSTHPLEDPAPGVRLTLQEPRCIVARANKRIGLATAKSPYGPWTRLDHPILDCKPGTFYSLLTSNPAPVVHEDGSVLMIFKSRRFEGTLADPKQSHMMLGLARAKHYAGPYEVVGDKPLFGREHFGEVEDPFVWQSPRGGYELIAKDMSGKLCGEKHAAIHATSPDGENWTLSTPAKSYTKVLRWDDGSTQRMGHLERPFVYLENGYPRYLFCATADGPGGFNNASKTWVVAMPLETVTK
- a CDS encoding heparin lyase I family protein is translated as MKHRSAQNTARIFAAALAACIGLAVAPQTLAKKPSEQVTIAKKLRDFEGTEKPSQRYIVAKNKFETDRPDAITEVGPGVFRFALRFRKDEWWDGDRGTGSKDRQRAEIKGLGPRQISGETYEYTMTWRTNDTFRCGGRFCHVYQLKATDGDKGAPLIVLTVMPNNRTAAVRYVSGKKGGFTIAREFPWKPGAWQTVSIRIKTSTGNNDKKADGELLISVNGDKYEGKTNIPLYRPDATTYRPKWGLYRGVRANMNIGDDWVEHKDITVRKL
- a CDS encoding HYR domain-containing protein, translated to MKTPQIIPAALALCAIALITPQTARAATANGIASFEGREEPTAIWHPNTQTFTNGDTYVNMTDQPGGVVRMELRYRGNDAANPWWDGDRSTTNKDRQRAEVKGLGAHQKTGETFEYSTTWRSNAGLTVTGKFFHFFQIKSTDGDSGAPLVVMSITNSTTAAVRVCSGTNSGFTAIRSFPWTANTWQTITIRVTTSTNDGAATGSLLVSVNGDEFQGAKNIHLYRPDATDYRPKWGLYRAVSANESRLADAYIEHKNVTVNKINADGTPIHQGILYEAKALDRVLIGAGEINVKSESAASDGRHVTLDNAALNSGMQFTLPDVPAGTYNFIMRAKSHADRGVLRLDIDGVAQGERWDLCATATGTTGYIENDFGIVRLAAGNHTVRVTSVDSTSTSNASKKYQLSADLFRLVADLVPPVITVPDDMTVDATDAGGARVTFTCTAVDAIDGPVSVTCAPASGSLFPVGETTVQVHATDSAGNKATDQFTITVLEAAATEPSITGISPDAAQTGDTITITGANLAGATVTIGGVPATILSNNGSIITVTVPETATTGAVILTIDGNPITAPQTLTIGTLPGITRNPVATQVAIETRPVAIVASATGSPAPTSNGSTAPPPPRHGSR